The Schistocerca serialis cubense isolate TAMUIC-IGC-003099 chromosome 12, iqSchSeri2.2, whole genome shotgun sequence region ccggcacgcctaTACCATCAACGTACCTTCTCGAATGGGGAGAGTCTGACGTTTTAGGGACGTAGTGTGTGCTAGGTAAACCACAGAGACGCAATGCAGTGGTGAACAAAATACTGGCTGGAAAAGAACATAACCAAAGTTGCTAGAACTCTATAATCCTTCGTGGATTATTTTTGGTATATTGTGTCGATTTGAAAGAATACCCTTTTTACAGTCAAGTTCACTATCGCTGGAGGAACCAAACAAAAATTGCTTAGAATAACGGGTGCGACTGAAAAATTGTTGTTAATGTACAGTAAGggaaagattttgtttcagtttctgatGTCCATaaacattttttaccattttattacTAAACTTTAAAATCATAAAAGTTAGCTCTTTGATTAGAGATTATTACAGAAGGTCTCTAGCGCCTGTTTCTACCTCGGTATACGGGGTGATGGACAGAAATACTTCATACAAAAGTTTTGCTTATCGAGCGATAAAGACTTGAGTATTTGATTTTTCTACACGTGAAAGACAGCGTATTTACTGTGTGCTACGACAAGAAATTAAATAATAGAATCTGTTGCAAGCCACTTAAGTACTTCTGGCCACCAAAGTGCACGAATGGACTTAGAGCAAGGGTGTTATTACTGTGAACATTTTTTAGAGTCAATGGAAacgataaaaaatatattttacactAACTTCTGAGATTATTGACCGTTTTAATATCATTAGTGTCATTtggcactgaaaatgaaaaaaatgagccATTTTGCCGAAACAGGACTGGGAAATACGTCTTTTCGTCACTATAATACTAATTGTGTGGGTATTTTAGGAACGCCAACTaccatacagttttttttttgtaaccatatttcATCTCACCAATGATAGTAAAATTCGTTTCATGTTACCATCGAATCGccgaaacgaacaaaaaaaaaagtcccaaaaaacagaagtgtTCGATTTGGAGAATTTAATTCGACAAtattattttctcatttaactGCCAGATATATTTTCAGTTACGATGACTGCAGTTTGGAAGGTAGCGTCAATACTAAGTAGAAAAGTTTCGAGCCGAAGCACAAATCGGAACAGTTTAAGTGTCCTctggggtatatatatatatatacacatatacatatatatatatatatacatatacacatatacatacatatacacatatacatacatatacacatatacatacatatacacatatacatacatatacacatatacatacatatacacatatacatacatatacacatatacatacatatacacatatacatacatatacacatatacatacatatacacatatacacatatatatgcTCAGACACGAATTTTTTCATCCGAAAATGAGTGTACAGTTCCGAACACGGTGATTAGAAGCTCACAGTGAGAACCGAAATGAAAGTCCGATTCAAACCCTGGTTATCTACCCATTTTCTCCAAAAGTTCATCCGATGGCTCACAGTAGCCCGGAATATATTTTCATACAATAAAAATTGCTATTTCCGTTTCGGAcgggaaccattttttaaattgacAAATGAACTGAATCAGTGCCTTATTCACTATCTTCAGACTAAAAAGAGGGAAGGAACAGAGGGGATGTCCGATGAGAAGACGGGGAATAGTTATGAAAGTATGAAACACAACTGGACACGTAACATTCCACGAACGTACGTCAGAATACTTAGAATGCTTGGCCACGAGCAGCACATCGCTGCGAACTACAGGATTGCAAAAGCAGCACACAGCAGTTCACAGCGACGTCCTGTTCGAAGCCAGGTATTTTACATCTAAAGATGGTGTATAAGGCACTGAAGTTCTGGTCAAATGTGAATAATATAGTTTGCGACCGAGACGgaaatacaaattttaatattaGTAACAGTTTGCGAGAGCTAAATACCAGTGACGATGTCGCCATTTGAAAATATTCAGCGTAATGTGAGGTCCAGAATTAAAGTAGGtattaacaattttacaaattttatAGAGGAATAGGATCCACGAAATATCTACGATATCTTCGTCCAAAGTTTATTTGCAGACGAGTTTCGGAAAGTTTGTTTCCATTTTTAGTGATGTAAAACGAAAGAAGTAGGTATTACGTCaataataaaatgtaagaattgttacacacaatttttttcttttatcataaaATAATGCGTGTGCTATTACGCCGTGTTCTAAAATAAGGCCAGCGTCACGTCATGATACACTATTAAATTTTGAATTGATCGCAGTTAAAAATATCCAAATGTTAAGAAgtacgtaatattacattaaaacagTCACAGAGACAGAAACATCTGTTCCACAGTGTAGAAGATGCCTGAATATGTGGTATAGCTTACGAAAAAATATGTGCACAATGTACTACGGAAGTGTGAGTGTGAATAACCACAACCCGACATCTGATTTAAATGTACCATAGTCACATACATCGTGAAAGTGCTGGATTTGGTTAACATCTTAAAGGAACAGTGTatttaattaaaaatgtgtgctgatGTGCTTACTGGAATctctatatatataaaaggcaatgcccCAACTGACTCACTGATTTATCAGCGCCCAGCCAAAGCGCTACGGGTAGAAACTTCACATGGCGTTGGTCTTATACAGTAGGCGTCGTCTACGGAAGGATTTTTCGATATTCCATTGCTAAGGGGGTGAGACAGGAGACGAAAAGTTTTGTGAAAGTACGTCGCTATTACTGCAGatctgaagctagaactacgaaaactggtattttgttCCTCGGTCAGAAATAAATAAGTGTTTCATGAGTTTTGGAAAGTAACCCTTATTGGGATGAAATACTGGttgaagacttttctgaaaataaatcattattaaacaaCTACTAAAGTATTCTTATaattacatctatgaaaactgatatttagttgtttTGGTTgcaaatgaaaaatacatttttattctttttggaaattcaacccctaagagggtgaaatagggccaGACTGATTCACAGATTCATCATCTCTCAGCCCACACCACTAAGGATAAAACCTATAGTTTAGATAGGGCGTTGATCTTAAACCGTAGGCATCGTCTAGGAAGAGACTGTTCCAATAGGGGATTAAAGGCTTTttcaaaatatgtcactattaatgcAGTTTTGAACCTATAAATATGAAGACTGGTATTTCGTTTcacagtcagaaatttaaaaaaatacgtgtttcagaacttttggaaattcaaccactgagtgggtaaaatagtgggtgaacatTTTTTTTGCGAAATAAATTATTACACTAGTACTAAAGCATTGTTATAGCGGCGTctaagaaaactggtatttcacatcTTGGTTGacgttttaaaaaatgtgtgtttcactgtttttggaaattcaaatccTAAGGGGCTGAAACAGAGACTGAAAATTTTTAAGGAAGTATTTGgttatgaaaaaaattttaaagctcattctatgaaaattagtattttccttctcggttagatatgaagaaatatgtgataggggatgaaagtttctatggaaataccacCGCAAGAATGCAAAAAGCATGATTAAGAGTAACGTTAGAATCTAAATACTAGACATGTTTTTTTTAGTTGGGACTACAAAACCATGTTTCTATGACCTTCATTAGCATGAAAAGTTTACAAGGCGTTGCAGGGCGTGCACaagataaaaattcgattaaagtaaaaaaaaaaaaaaaatctgtccacACCATACAATATACAGGAGTGAATCAGTGGGAGCTAAGCTAGTATACTACTATATTGTATTATCATATTAAACAGTGAAGGACATGCTTCTTAACATTAAAGTATTTTAACTGTAATGATTTCATAATTTATTATGAACTGTCATTGGTACTTATATTAAGAATTACAACACGAAACCCAAATGCTTATTtcgtaattttaaaagaatgttgttaaaaaatcTCTTACATATAAAAAATGCTTACCTTTTATTATGGACTTAGAAACATTTGATTTTCTTTTACTGCATTCAGAATAGAAAAATCTTTCAGAAACAGTCTGCAAATGAATTTTGAGTAAAAAGACCTGTAGCTTTCGTTATGGATTCTTTTCTTGTACTAAATTAACAACACAGCTGTATGCACAAGCAAGCCATCCACTACAGGGAATTGCATCAATACAGGTATTAGTGGTTGTGTACAGGAAATTTGATTTAACAACAAGGGGGGGAAAAAGAAGCGAATCGTTACCAAGGAAGATAGCGTGTACATCATATGTGTCGGTTGTCGCTAGTTGCGTTAAACGCGGCGGCGTTTACTCACGTTTTGCGTCGGCAGCCTGCAGCAGCACCAGCGTGACGGCCAGAGCGAGGACAAGGGCCATAGCTGGGAGTCGAGCGCAGCCTGGCTGGGCGGGAATCTGCTTGGCGGACATCTCTGCTCGGCGTTCGAAGTCGGGCCGGTCTGCTCGTGCGGGTGGATCGCGCTCGCTCGCTGTCCACAGGACGTGTGGACGCGACGCGCCGGCCGCCGCAGTTTTAAACCGTCCGCGCGCCGCCGGACACGCCCATCGGCCAATCGGAGCGCGCGGCGGCGGCAGAGGTGGTGGGGGCTCCCTCCGGCGCGCGCCGTGCGGCGAGTGGGGGAAGGTCGCGCCGGCCGGACGGTTCTGTGGTGGCGACCCCGACAGGACAGCACAGGTGGTCCGTTCTGGTAAGAGACAGCGGGGCGCAATAGAACCGGAATCACCTGCTATTGGAGGCTGTGTCCCAAAGGTCGCCACGCCACCGCAGGTTGTGGGCGGTACCGCCGCACTGCACTCACGGCTGTCAGCGACCACACGTGTAAATCTCAATCTCCACTGGTCAATAGCAACGCCCACCGATTTCACTGGGTGGAACCCTACAGCCCTTAGACCATACTCATCTCTTATGGGGAAAACACCTATTACCGCCACGTGTCAAGAATCACAACTAATTATCGGTCACCTAATATTTCATAGTGACAGAATTATCGAAAGCAGTTGTAATATTCTGTCAAACCTAACAAAACCAAGGCAGCTTCCATTACGCGCACTAGTAACGGGAGGGGAGGGAACTTGATGCGAAAAAATTCTTTAACTGTTGTTACgtcaaaaacatactttttaaagaggtactcaTCTGTGAACAGGATCCAGTAATCTGAAAATAGCTTTTAGCACGCTCTCAGCAATATCGACACACTTCTGTTCTGCCAACTTTATGATCAccacaacaaaatttttaaaaaatccatatTTCCTCTGTTGTCGTTGGCTTTTACTGCCATCATACTTATAAAGATATATTGATGTGTAAGTAACGTCTTGAACCTGGAAATACTTCTTATGACATTTATTGGAGAAGTGATATCTTGTGCAGAGACCTAAATTTtttagttaagtttaactgaaaaatttgaatcaTATGTGCAATCTGGTAGagacttcattaaaaacaataatttttttaatttttaaatataaagtacTTGACTATTGTATAATAACTACAAAAGATGGCCATAAAATACTCCCCCTTGCGAAGGTATTGCAGTGGTTACAGAATCTGAGTTTCTTTGGGATCGGTAGTTCACTGTACATCTCGTTTAGTTCTGACGCCAGGAACAGAACGAGGAAAGTTACCCTAAGCTGTTCAAGAAATATAAAGGTGGGCGCCACATCATCTGCATGGGGAGACATTGAAATACGAGTCCCACAGGATTCGGTTATTGACCAACTGATTTTCTTGCTTTGATAAATCATTTTATCTGAATCAGGTGGTAGACTTACTCCTGTTAGCAGATGATTCGAGCATTGATGTGAAGAAGAAGCAAACAAGTATAGACAAAAAAAACTTTAAATCATTTCTGCGAAAATTACTGTTTTGCATAAATGGTCTAGctataaggaaaggaaaggaaagaggaagctTATAAAATTTTACATTACGAAAAGTATCCCTACCGTCCATTAACCTGGTACACGAACAAGAAGTTAGAAACGGGATCgaaagttctatgttctagggtggCGTATATAGATGACAAACTAGAACTGGAAAAATCATGAAATAAACCTGCTAAGGCGTTTGAGTTCTTTTGACATAAAAATAACTGACAAGATCGGAGAAATACAAAGCAACAAATCAACATGTGTTTCTCTTAAATCAGTGATGCCTTACGACATTATATTCCATGGTAATTTCTTGCTTAGACAAAAATTAGTCATGACACAAGACAAAGTAATTGGAATTATTTTTGGGGTTCACACATGTTAAGTGTTGCAGACATCTCTTTAAGCAGAGCGAAATATAAACCACAGTCCCACAATACTTGCATTATTTGCTGTGAacaagtaagaagagacattcacAAGAACCACTCTAGAATGAGAAATGTTCTGCATTATCTTATAATAAATCtaaatttggcacagaaagagaTGAAATGTGGAGCTGTAAAAGACTTTGATACACTGTCCACTGGattaaaatgtctgacagagagatgaaatgttttcaaatgtagatttaAGATGCTTCTCCTCAGTTGCTCCTTCACAACTACAGAGGAATTCCTCAAAATAAATAATTGCTCCTTTATACAGCAGAAAATGTGTAAATTGCCAACATGTagacacacaaatatttttcatcctttttcttttagaaaaaatatctgttgaTTGTTTGTTCATTGACATGTTTCACATCATAACGTTCAGCATGAATATGATCTCCGGAACATGTAACTAACGACAATACGTTTAATGACCTCTCAGGTGAATGAACGGCTCTTAAGTCTCTTGATTTGTTAGGTGTCCAGTCGATCATTTGTGGGTACTTTGAATGTTAAAGCGGTTAACGTAACACTgccgaaataattttcattttatgcTACTTCATTTTCACTGTCCACATCGATGATTATCA contains the following coding sequences:
- the LOC126428384 gene encoding uncharacterized protein LOC126428384 — translated: MEAALVLLGVFPIRDEYGLRAVGFHPVKSVGVAIDQWRLRFTRVVADSRECSAAVPPTTCGGVATFGTQPPIAGDSGSIAPRCLLPERTTCAVLSGSPPQNRPAGATFPHSPHGARRREPPPPLPPPRAPIGRWACPAARGRFKTAAAGASRPHVLWTASERDPPARADRPDFERRAEMSAKQIPAQPGCARLPAMALVLALAVTLVLLQAADAKRPYGVRRPGDIQVRRAGGCMAFGHSCFGGHGKRADMEPGAEGAEGAEEAAAVAEAAAAAALLDDAASPQRFRLSPFLRQWLQRAYQQQPADSQTVEVK